A single region of the Montipora capricornis isolate CH-2021 chromosome 13, ASM3666992v2, whole genome shotgun sequence genome encodes:
- the LOC138028803 gene encoding uncharacterized protein has protein sequence MASSWILCSLVILLGVNASNGIHIETSLSVTGYGALQIAMLRHGEKYATDRNCYRWEDVSPLYHGLTHVRGLNDKQGDILFKVNVPVIIYLAIDSRSSYIHGDDYEKTGDLLMLGGCHDRVKFPIYRSKKVHGPGLVTMSFKTSRMTGIFLRDNAYDVRPFAELKVTFPPGSPREISMVREKEKFATNRKCYEMVDIPPKYYGLTHLRGPNDETTVKFDVNIPVIVYVAIDSRLNRHNILPSTFVSTGEKIVHGGCHSPTDFPIYERKYPNGGTVTIPLKSTRMLTVMVKPLI, from the coding sequence ATGGCCTCTTCATGGATTTTATGCTCTTTGGTTATACTTTTGGGGGTCAACGCGTCAAACGGGATCCACATCGAAACTTCGCTATCGGTGACGGGCTATGGGGCACTGCAAATAGCTATGCTGCGTCACGGGGAGAAATACGCGACGGACCGTAATTGCTATCGCTGGGAAGATGTTTCACCTCTGTACCATGGTTTAACCCATGTGCGTGGACTGAATGACAAACAGGGGGACATTTTATTCAAAGTAAACGTCCCGGTCATCATTTATCTCGCCATCGATTCGCGTTCTTCGTATATCCACGGAGATGACTACGAAAAAACCGGAGATTTACTGATGTTAGGAGGCTGTCATGACCGAGTCAAATTTCCTATCTACAGAAGCAAGAAAGTTCATGGTCCTGGCTTGGTGACAATGAGTTTCAAAACATCTCGCATGACGGGCATCTTTCTCCGCGACAACGCTTATGACGTTCGCCCCTTTGCAGAGCTGAAAGTCACTTTCCCGCCTGGCAGCCCTCGAGAGATAAGCATGGTtcgagaaaaagagaaatttgcTACAAACCGGAAATGCTACGAAATGGTTGATATCCCCCCGAAGTACTACGGCCTGACGCATCTCCGGGGCCCCAATGACGAGACCACTGTTAAGTTTGATGTGAACATACCCGTAATAGTATACGTGGCTATTGATTCGCGCTTGAATCGCCATAACATCCTACCCTCGACGTTCGTCAGCACTGGAGAGAAGATTGTACATGGCGGATGTCACTCTCCTACAGACTTCCCTATTTACGAGCGGAAATACCCAAACGGGGGAACTGTGACGATCCCATTGAAATCGACCCGTATGTTGACTGTGATGGTGAAACCACTTATCTAA
- the LOC138028221 gene encoding uncharacterized protein, producing MSILKAIEVLDQKESIPLYKTFGICHHKSQNFDESRRMFEKGIEIADSTIEGNHKWKVEIKTYLALLLHERFPEEMATAGKICEDVLKMGKDLEMKQWSKKYQLQKLYRKIQGAVDAKTRYTLLCCLLVRQGSRVLKDVFDRLIHAQDLCSALKHEPMHSKLQSLRKEGILNAVQWSQLYPVEPSSVSSTDFERDPSLLIVLLRTICNLSPPSSGWDLPPRSSDTSCQSDIVRLKYCVNAVAAHAKEASVSDAVFCKYKDQIQKTLVRLGGAEYEDAIHELEKYVGPSDEKHFKERLKQWKDDDDRIKDKLNEWECLRKTSEDAGLLNEMMTTQPRSELPEEVSNMHGRSAEVDIIFQAISDDSPFAGALVCGIPGIGKSTVAIRAGHQLKDKCQSIVKFCTLRDVRQLEMEGTCKMEGEWREILNVCDPGHQQANKNPRHVLLSWCRRLEGNIVLILDNAEDSMEDGTIESFSDMLRDLRMCSDSKIKFLITSRRSDKVLVSDLKLKYIKLNPLGGKESIEVLKDGAKISSDNLPKVEAQLNKVAELCENIPLALQLAGPLLSSESEHDFEELIQALEKNPTETLGHGLQQMMEIAFEKLDRPLKDALVCLSVFVRSFDKKAAVAMIVDNCGNYLTKLKQRCLIQKQGHRYLIHLLIRDYARQVGKRDDFADILAYGQQRFVEHFLSLLKPNSDKFWGKDTCKESFDLFNEERINLESTLTEIWGKKIRNCRELEVVVDNCQQLASYLEFCVPCQLYCGFLDGLLHFAIKEGKVTNQVEILLLRHNESRKHGSTSEEFVCRAIKLHDEHPKLFKKASQVFYLSHYGRHISQDCGRRKAQPILKEAISIFEEEDLGSTFDKGRILVQLGHSEKFSERHEEPRKYYEEALSFRQEHYGQHLWTAFAHKDLADFCLLQKKLEEAKHHYHKAISILKAVEVLDQKESIPVYENFGICHQKSQNFDESRRMFEKGIEIADSTIEGNHECKVEIKTRLALLLDEGFPLEIATAGKICEEVLKMGEDLEMQQWPKKKELQKLYREIQVVPSPP from the exons ATGAGCATTCTGAAGGCGATCGAAGTATTGGATCAGAAAGAATCGATTCCTTTGTACAAGACCTTTGGAATATGCCATCATAAGAGTCAAAACTTTGACGAGTCTCGAAGAATGTTTGAGAAAGGGATTGAAATTGCTGATTCCACCATCGAGGGAAACCACAAATGGAAGGTGGAGATTAAGACTTACTTGGCGCTGCTTTTGCACGAAAGATTTCCCGAAGAAATGGCAACAGCAGGCAAAATTTGCGAAGACGTTCTCAAGATGGGCAAAGACCTTGAAATGAAACAATGGTCCAAAAAGTATCAGCTTCAAAAGCTCTACAGAAAGATCCAAG GTGCTGTTGATGCAAAAACCAGATACACACTGCTATGTTGCCTTCTGGTCAGGCAGGGCTCACGAGTGTTGAAGGATGTGTTTGACAGATTAATTCATGCACAAGACCTTTGCAGTGCCTTAAAACATGAGCCAATGCACTCTAAGCTTCAGTCTCTTCGAAAAGAAGGAATCCTCAATGCAGTGCAGTGGAGTCAGTTGTATCCAGTTGAACCCTCTTCAGTGTCATCCACAGACTTTGAGAGAGACCCTTCCCTCTTGATTGTGCTTCTGAGGACAATCTGTAACCTGAGTCCTCCATCCTCTGGCTGGGATCTTCCTCCTCGATCATCTGACACCAGCTGTCAGTCTGACATCGTGCGTTTGAAATACTGTGTGAACGCAGTAGCGGCCCATGCCAAAGAGGCCTCTGTTAGTGATGCAGTGTTCTGTAAATACAAAGATCAGATCCAGAAAACTCTGGTACGATTGGGCGGAGCTGAATATGAAGATGCCATTCATGAACTAGAGAAATATGTGGGGCCATCGGATGAGAAACATTTCAAAGAACGTCTGAAGCAGTGGAAAGATGATGACGACAGAATTAAGGACAAATTGAATGAGTGGGAGTGTCTAAGGAAGACTTCTGAAGATGCAG gtCTACTAAACGAAATGATGACAACGCAACCGAGAAGTGAGTTACCAGAAGAGGTTTCCAACATGCATGGCCGCTCTGCGGAGGTTGATATCATTTTCcaagccatctcagatgatAGTCCTTTTGCTGGAGCCCTTGTCTGTGGAATTCCAGGAATAGGCAAGTCTACTGTTGCTATTCGGGCTGGTCACCAGCTAAAAGACAAATGTCAAAGCATTGTAAAGTTTTGTACTTTGAGAGACGTTCGTCAACTTGAAAtggaaggtacatgtaaaatggAAGGTGAATGGAGGGAAATTTTGAACGTGTGTGATCCTGGACATCAACAAGCCAACAAGAACCCTCGTCATGTCTTGCTCAGCTGGTGCAGGCGTCTTGAAGGTAACATAGTCCTTATTCTGGACAATGCGGAAGATTCTATGGAAGATGGAACCATAGAATCGTTCAGTGACATGCTGAGAGACTTGAGGATGTGTTCTGattctaaaattaaatttttgattACTTCAAGGCGATCCGATAAAGTTTTGGTCTCAGACCTAAAGCTTAAGTATATAAAATTAAACCCTTTGGGTGGAAAAGAAAGTATCGAAGTTTTGAAGGATGGCGCTAAAATTTCTTCGGATAACCTCCCCAAGGTAGAAGCTCAGTTAAACAAGGTAGCCGAACTCTGTGAGAACATTCCACTGGCACTTCAACTTGCAGGACCCCTGTTGTCATCAGAATCTGAGCACGATTTTGAAGAGCTTATTCAAGCACTGGAAAAGAACCCAACAGAAACGCTTGGACACGGTCTTCAGCAAATGATGGAAATAGCATTTGAAAAACTTGACAGGCCTCTGAAGGATGCACTAGTTTGTCTGTCGGTGTTTGTTCGATCTTTTGACAAAAAAGCAGCCGTAGCAATGATTGTGGATAATTGTGGTAACTATCTGACGAAACTGAAGCAAAGGTGCCTGATCCAAAAACAGGGTCATCGATACCTTATTCACCTACTCATTAGAGACTATGCCAGGCAGGTGGGAAAAAGAGATGACTTTGCTGATATTTTGGCCTATGGCCAACAGAGATTTGTCGAGCACTTCCTGTCGCTTCTAAAGCCCAATTCCGACAAATTCTGGGGCAAAGACACTTGCAAAGAATCATTTGACTTGTTCAATGAAGAAAGAATCAATCTTGAGTCGACTCTTACAGAGATTTGGGGGAAGAAAATCAGAAACTGCAGGGAACTGGAAGTCGTTGTTGATAACTGCCAACAATTGGCTTCCTACCTTGAATTCTGTGTTCCCTGTCAGCTTTATTGTGGTTTTCTAGATGGTCTTCTACATTTTGCCATAAAGGAAGGAAAAGTAACAAATCAGGTCGAGATATTGCTTCTTCGTCATAACGAGTCAAGGAAGCATGGCAGTACTAGTGAAGAATTTGTTTGCCGAGCCATTAAATTGCACGATGAACATCCTAAACTTTTTAAGAAGGCGTCTCAGGTTTTTTATCTGAGTCATTATGGCAGACATATCTCACAGGACTGTGGTCGAAGAAAAGCGCAACCTATTCTAAAAGAGGCGATCAGCATATTTGAGGAAGAAGACCTTGGTAGCACCTTTGATAAGGGCAGAATTCTTGTACAGCTGGGACATAGTGAGAAATTTTCAGAAAGGCACGAAGAGCCTCGTAAATACTACGAGGAAGCATTGAGTTTTCGTCAGGAACATTATGGACAGCATCTCTGGACTGCTTTCGCCCACAAGGACCTCGCAGATTTCTGTTTGCTTCAGAAAAAGTTGGAAGAGGCTAAACATCACTACCACAAAGCTATTAGCATTCTGAAGGCGGTTGAAGTATTGGATCAGAAAGAATCGATTCCTGTGTACGAGAATTTTGGAATATGCCATCAAAAGAGTCAAAACTTTGACGAGTCTCGAAGAATGTTTGAGAAAGGGATTGAAATTGCTGATTCCACCATCGAGGGAAACCACGAATGTAAGGTGGAGATTAAGACTCGCTTGGCACTGCTTCTGGACGAAGGATTTCCCTTAGAAATTGCAACAGCAGGCAAAATTTGCGAAGAAGTTCTCAAGATGGGCGAAGACCTTGAAATGCAACAATGGCCCAAAAAGAAAGAGCTTCAAAAGCTCTACAGAGAGATCCAAGTTGTACCAAGCCCTCCATAG
- the LOC138028225 gene encoding uncharacterized protein isoform X1, whose product MSKKPKQGRRSVREVFRDVGKELYQGKKLEHQHSGAVDGKTRYTLLCCLLVTQGSRVLKDVFDRLMHTQDLCSALKCEPVHSKLQSLRKEGIFNAVHLSQLYPVEPSSVSSTDFDPSLLIVLLRTICNLSPPSSGWDVPPLSSDTSCESDIVCLKYCVNAVSAYAKEASVSDAVFCKYKDQIQNTLVRLGGAKYEDVIHEIEKHEMGPLDEEHFKERLKQWKDDDERIKDKLNEWECLRKTSGDAVLLNEMMTTQPTSELPEEVSNTHGHSKEVDIIFQAIADDNSLFAGVLVSGISGIGKSTVAIQAGHQLKDKCQSVVKFCSLRGVHQLEMEGEWREILNVCEPGHQQANENPRHVLLSWCRRLEYTIVLILDNAEDSMEDETRESFNDMLRDLRMCSRTKIKFLITSRRSDNVLVSDLRLKHVELDPLGGKESIEVLKGGAKISSDNLPKVEAQLCKVAELCENIPLALRLAGPLLSSESEYGFEELIQALENNPTETLGHGLQKGTTRLVNTTRKH is encoded by the exons ATGTCAAAAAAGCCAAAGCAAGGTCGAAGGTCAGTAAGGGAGGTCTTCAGAGACGTTGGAAAGGAATTATATCAGGGGAAGAAATTGGAACATCAACATTCTG GTGCTGTTGATGGAAAAACCAGGTACACACTGCTGTGTTGCCTTCTGGTCACGCAGGGCTCACGAGTGTTAAAGGATGTGTTTGACAGACTAATGCATACACAAGATCTTTGCAGTGCCTTAAAATGTGAGCCAGTGCACTCTAAGCTTCAGTCTCTTCGAAAAGAAGGAATCTTCAATGCAGTTCATTTGAGTCAGTTGTATCCGGTTGAACCCTCTTCAGTGTCATCCACAGACTTTGACCCTTCCCTCTTGATTGTGCTTCTGAGGACAATCTGTAACCTGAGTCCTCCATCCTCTGGCTGGGATGTACCTCCTCTTTCATCTGACACCAGCTGTGAGTCTGACATCGTGTGTTTGAAATACTGTGTGAATGCAGTATCGGCCTATGCCAAAGAGGCCTCTGTTAGTGATGCAGTGTTCTGTAAATACAAAGATCAGATCCAGAACACACTGGTACGATTGGGAGGAGCTAAATATGAAGATGTCATTCATGAAATAGAGAAACACGAAATGGGGCCATTGGATGAGGAACATTTCAAAGAACGTCTGAAGCAGTGGAAAGATGATGACGAAAGAATTAAGGACAAATTGAATGAGTGGGAGTGTCTAAGGAAGACTTCTGGAGATGCAG ttCTACTAAACGAAATGATGACAACACAACCGACAAGTGAGTTACCAGAAGAGGTTTCTAACACACACGGCCACTCTAAGGAGGTTGATATAATTTTTCAAGCCATCGCAGATGATAATAGTCTTTTTGCTGGAGTTCTTGTCAGTGGAATTTCAGGAATAGGCAAGTCTACTGTTGCTATTCAGGCTGGTCACCAGCTAAAAGACAAATGTCAAAGCGTTGTAAAGTTTTGTTCTTTGAGAGGTGTTCATCAACTTGAAATGGAAGGTGAATGGAGAGAAATTTTGAATGTGTGTGAACCTGGACATCAACAAGCCAACGAGAACCCTCGTCATGTCTTGCTCAGCTGGTGCAGGCGTCTTGAATATACCATAGTCCTTATTCTGGACAATGCGGAAGATTCTATGGAAGATGAAACCAGAGAATCGTTCAATGACATGCTGAGAGACTTGAGGATGTGTTCTCGtactaaaattaaatttttgattACTTCAAGGCGATCCGACAACGTTTTGGTCTCAGACCTAAGGCTTAAGCATGTAGAATTAGACCCTTTGGGAGGAAAAGAAAGTATCGAAGTTTTAAAGGGTGGCGCTAAAATTTCTTCGGATAACCTCCCCAAGGTAGAAGCTCAGTTATGCAAGGTAGCCGAACTCTGTGAGAACATTCCGCTGGCACTTCGACTTGCAGGACCCCTCTTGTCATCAGAATCTGAGTACGGTTTTGAAGAGCTTATTCAAGCACTGGAAAACAATCCAACAGAAACGCTTGGTCACGGTCTTCAGAAAGGCACGACGAGGCTCGTAAATACTACGAGGAAGCACTGA
- the LOC138028225 gene encoding uncharacterized protein isoform X2, with product MHTQDLCSALKCEPVHSKLQSLRKEGIFNAVHLSQLYPVEPSSVSSTDFDPSLLIVLLRTICNLSPPSSGWDVPPLSSDTSCESDIVCLKYCVNAVSAYAKEASVSDAVFCKYKDQIQNTLVRLGGAKYEDVIHEIEKHEMGPLDEEHFKERLKQWKDDDERIKDKLNEWECLRKTSGDAVLLNEMMTTQPTSELPEEVSNTHGHSKEVDIIFQAIADDNSLFAGVLVSGISGIGKSTVAIQAGHQLKDKCQSVVKFCSLRGVHQLEMEGEWREILNVCEPGHQQANENPRHVLLSWCRRLEYTIVLILDNAEDSMEDETRESFNDMLRDLRMCSRTKIKFLITSRRSDNVLVSDLRLKHVELDPLGGKESIEVLKGGAKISSDNLPKVEAQLCKVAELCENIPLALRLAGPLLSSESEYGFEELIQALENNPTETLGHGLQKGTTRLVNTTRKH from the exons ATGCATACACAAGATCTTTGCAGTGCCTTAAAATGTGAGCCAGTGCACTCTAAGCTTCAGTCTCTTCGAAAAGAAGGAATCTTCAATGCAGTTCATTTGAGTCAGTTGTATCCGGTTGAACCCTCTTCAGTGTCATCCACAGACTTTGACCCTTCCCTCTTGATTGTGCTTCTGAGGACAATCTGTAACCTGAGTCCTCCATCCTCTGGCTGGGATGTACCTCCTCTTTCATCTGACACCAGCTGTGAGTCTGACATCGTGTGTTTGAAATACTGTGTGAATGCAGTATCGGCCTATGCCAAAGAGGCCTCTGTTAGTGATGCAGTGTTCTGTAAATACAAAGATCAGATCCAGAACACACTGGTACGATTGGGAGGAGCTAAATATGAAGATGTCATTCATGAAATAGAGAAACACGAAATGGGGCCATTGGATGAGGAACATTTCAAAGAACGTCTGAAGCAGTGGAAAGATGATGACGAAAGAATTAAGGACAAATTGAATGAGTGGGAGTGTCTAAGGAAGACTTCTGGAGATGCAG ttCTACTAAACGAAATGATGACAACACAACCGACAAGTGAGTTACCAGAAGAGGTTTCTAACACACACGGCCACTCTAAGGAGGTTGATATAATTTTTCAAGCCATCGCAGATGATAATAGTCTTTTTGCTGGAGTTCTTGTCAGTGGAATTTCAGGAATAGGCAAGTCTACTGTTGCTATTCAGGCTGGTCACCAGCTAAAAGACAAATGTCAAAGCGTTGTAAAGTTTTGTTCTTTGAGAGGTGTTCATCAACTTGAAATGGAAGGTGAATGGAGAGAAATTTTGAATGTGTGTGAACCTGGACATCAACAAGCCAACGAGAACCCTCGTCATGTCTTGCTCAGCTGGTGCAGGCGTCTTGAATATACCATAGTCCTTATTCTGGACAATGCGGAAGATTCTATGGAAGATGAAACCAGAGAATCGTTCAATGACATGCTGAGAGACTTGAGGATGTGTTCTCGtactaaaattaaatttttgattACTTCAAGGCGATCCGACAACGTTTTGGTCTCAGACCTAAGGCTTAAGCATGTAGAATTAGACCCTTTGGGAGGAAAAGAAAGTATCGAAGTTTTAAAGGGTGGCGCTAAAATTTCTTCGGATAACCTCCCCAAGGTAGAAGCTCAGTTATGCAAGGTAGCCGAACTCTGTGAGAACATTCCGCTGGCACTTCGACTTGCAGGACCCCTCTTGTCATCAGAATCTGAGTACGGTTTTGAAGAGCTTATTCAAGCACTGGAAAACAATCCAACAGAAACGCTTGGTCACGGTCTTCAGAAAGGCACGACGAGGCTCGTAAATACTACGAGGAAGCACTGA